The genomic segment ACTACGTGTCATCGGCGATTATTATTATGAAATTGCAGGCTTTGAGAAAGATGAATTGAAAAAGTGATACGTGTGCCGGATCCTTCTTGTGAGGGTCCGGTTTTTTAGAACTTAACAACACTTTCAATTAAGTTAACAACGCCTAAATGCAACTTAACAACGCTTCTGTCTAACTTAACAACGCACGGGTCGCTCAACACCACCGATATAGAACTGCAAAAAAGCCCGAATCGCATTATCAAATGCAATCCGAGCAAAAATTACTTCAATACCATTATGCTTCTTCGATTTCCTCACCGTAATACGTGACAAATTCTTCAAGCGGTTTACGTGGACGAGCCTTTGGTCTTTCGTCATAATAACCAAATTGAAGCATACTGATAATGCGTTCACCTGGTTTAACGCCAAGTTCTTCTCTGAATTTCGGGTTATCCAGGAAGCCAGGTGTTTTCCAGCATGTTCCGATTCCTTTATCCCATGCGAGCAGCATGGTGTTCTGAACAAACATGCTTGCCGCTGCATAATCTTCTAGACGTTCTTTCTGACGAGGGTCCTCAGGGACAATAACAAATGCAACTGCACCCGGTCCTGTGAATTTCTTCATTTGTTTCTCAAGCTCTTCTTCCGAAAGTTCTTTCCATTTCGGTACACCATATTCACGTAAAATATCGAGGAATTTCACATATCCCTTATCAGCAGCTACAACAAAGCGCCACGGATTTCGATTGCCATGATTTGGTGCCCATGCCGCATCTTCAAGTATTTCGGCAATATTTTCCGGATCAACCGGCTGACCGTTAAAGTTCTTTATTGAACGACGCGTAATAATCGCATCTCTGACAGATAAAGCTTGCTCATTCATAACTCATTTCCCCTTTACACATACTTCTTCTATTATACCTTAACCATTGATTTTTAGCGAAGCTGCCTAAATTTCGACATATTTAGTGTTTTCTAAATATGTTCTTATTACTTTTCATGGTATAGTAATAGTAGCGTATATTATAGTGATAAAGGATGATTTTAATCATGATAAAAAAGCCAATTGCGTGGATTGTAGACAGCACAGCATACATTTCAGAGGAACTTCGTCAACACCCAGACTTCTTTTCAGTACCTTTAAATATACATTTCGGTGAAAAACAATTTGTTGATGGTGTAGACTTGAATCCTCAGCAACTTTACGAGAAAATCAAGAACGCTAAAGAATTCCCAAAATCATCACAACCTTCTGCGGGCGCATTTGCTGAACGTTACAAGGTTATTGCGGAACAGTACGAGCAAGCAATTGCTGTTCATGTGTCCGGTAAAATGAGTGGGACACTTGCTTCCTCTATAGCAGGCTCAGAAATTTCGGGATTCCCTGTTACATTCATCGATTCACTTTCCTTATCCTATGGGGTCACAGGATTAATCGAACGGGGCATAGAAATGCAAGACGAAGGTGCAACTGTTCCAGAAATTGAAGCGCAGCTTAAGAAAATGGCTGGCACAATGCATAACTATATCCTAATGGGACAGCTTGAACAATTGTACAAAGGCGGCAGAATGAGCGCTGCACAATTTTTCATTGGGAGCTTGTTGAAAGTAAAACCAATTGTCCACATTACGCCCGAAGGTGAATTACAACCAGTAGACAAAGTGCGTTCCGAGAAAAAAGCACTTCAATACTTGGTCGACAAAGTAGTCGCTGGCCACCATCCAGGCCGAACGAAAATTCATTTAATGCAAGGCAATGTCTTAGAACAGGCAGAGCATTTGAAAACTCTCATCACGGAACAAATACCTGATCTCGAAGTGAATATTGGAGATATTAGCTCCGTCCTTGCGGTTCATGCCGGCGAGGGAACGCTCGCTGTTCTATGGTTTGACTGAACAAACAAAAGCGCTAGAGTCTAGACAGTAAAAAAAGCAGTCCATCTTAAGTTGACGGACTGCTTTTTTACGATTACATTCGCAACTATAGTCATCATGAAAACTGGTCATTAATTTTAAAAAAGATGTACTTTGCATTTGGCGAAAACATATATGAATCTTTGTATGCCCAGAAACGATACTGTGCGTCGAACGTATGTGCATTAACGAGTGGTGCTGAGCCATCTTTTGCGGTGACGATGGTCGAATGATCGAATCTGCCATCACCTTCAAAATCGTAGACAATGACATCCCCTAGCCCTAATTCTTCAGCTGATGAAACTTGTGTTGCAGTTAATCCTTTTTTCGAACCCGCTAAATACCAACGCAACGAATGCGACGTCGACCAACTGAAACTCCACGTTCCTCCACGCAGCCACCAGCCTCTTTCGCGATTCGGGTAACCATGCATTGGTGCTCCCCCCGCAAGCAAACATTGTGAAATGAAATTCGTACAATCTACATCGAATGATGGAAATGCCGGATTGCGGCCATTCCACCACTGGTTTGCATAGCGAACAGCCGCTTCCCTGTTGTACATGATCAAACCCCTCCTTATTCCATCGTATGAATAGAACAAAGTAGGAATGCCTTTCTGACAAATTGTAGCGCCTTTATTTCATCTAAAAAGTTCATTTAAGCTCCACGGAAATATCTCCATTGATGTAGTTCGGATACGCTTGAAAGTATACTTTTAATAGACTTTCATTATAATTCTTTGTGAAATTGATCGATGAATATTGATATTCTTCATCTCTCCAACTACTTGAACTATTAGACTCAACCTTTTGCCCATCCCCATTTTCAGCTGTAAAAAACAAGAAGTAGCCAAATTCTTCTGCTAGCGGGAATCTTGCTTCTATCGTGTTCTGAGTCATTTTTGTCACTTCAATTTTCCCATCAGAAGGTTGCATGATGACCTCCTGTTTTTGAAGATCAACAAGAAGATAGGACTCGTCTTTCGGCAATGCCTGCATCTTATTAAATTTAAAATATAGCTTATTAGGTTGTTCAAAGTAATTGCTCTGCAAATAGAAAGTTTGCTCATTGTCACTAAAACCAAGTCCAGTCGTACCATTTTGAATGCTACTCCACACTTCCCCTTTTTCATCTTCAATCCGCATATCCATAAAGTTCAATATCTTCATGGAGTTCGGTTCATCAAAAAACACTTTCACTTCCACACGTAATGGATAGATTGTAATCTCTTGAATCGTCATTTTTTGACCTTCAACTTCGACCACTTTGTCGAGCGCAAAAACTTTTCCTTTCTTCACTTCTTTCGGCAGCGTAAAAGGAAGGGAAAAAGCCGTTTCCTTTTCATTATCCAATTGAAGTTCCAGTACAAAGTCCTGCGTATCAAAGGATTGTTTTGCTAAGAATAATACTTCTATTATGTCTTCTTTTCTATTTTCATGCCGTTGATTTGGATTATTGTATGATACTGTGCCAGGTGGAACTACCTCGCCATTATGATAAAGTTCGATTTTTTTATAATCGAGTACTTCGATGGAATAAGGCGCTTCAAGTGTATAAGAAATGACGATTCCACTTTCATCCAGTATGACGCCGTTGATGGTAAGCGTTAAACCATCCTTCATCTGACTGGCATGGACAGTCTGATAATAATCGTTATCCATAATCGCCTGTAACCCTTTGTCGTATTGAATGTATTCTACAAGTTTTCCCATTCCAGGAATCGAAGCGATCGCATTCGCAAAGGCCGGTGACACCCGGATGGACGTTATGAATGCGAGTAAAAATACTGCAGCGATAGCAACCGTCCAAAGTGATTTTCGACGTTTTTGGCGTTTCGCCCGCCACTCTGAATTGGCAATTAAGAATCCACTCTGAATCGCGTCATTCAACTGCTCATTTGGAATTGGAAATTCTTCTAATTTCGACCTAACTTCCCGCAATTGCTTTTCTTCGTTTTCAAACATGGTCCACATCCCCTTTTTCAGAAAGAAAACTTCGTAATGTCCGCAATGTTTTATGAAGCCTAGACTTGACGGTCCCTTCAGGAATACTTTCAATTACGGCAATATCCTTAATCTTGATATCTTGAAAATACATGAGGTGAATTAATCGTTGCTCGACCTCTGATAATGTTGCAATTGCCTCCTCAATTTCAAGATATGTATAATCCATTTCACTTCCAAATTCATCTAATTTATCGCTTTGAACATTTTGTTTTTTCTTCCTCAACTGATCCTGACAATAGTTCATCATAATCCGTATTAGCCACGTTTTTACATACCTCGGTTCTTTCATAGTGTGAATTTTTTTATATGCGCGAACCGTCACTTCCTGTAGCGCTTCAACGGAGTCATGCTCATTTTTCAAGAAAGCAATAGCCGTTCGATAAAGCGGTTCTTTATATAGATGGATGATTTCCAAAAATGCTTGCTCATCGCGTTTAATCGCTCGTTTAGCAAGGTCAACTTCATTCACAATGCCACCCCATTTCCACCGTTCCTACTCATTAGACACACAAAGATGGAAAAAGTTCATTTATATTAAAAAAAGCGCCAAACTTATGCAAGTTAATTGCATGAGTTTGACGCCTTTTAACTATCCAATAAAGTTGAAGCACAAAAAAATTAGTGGTTCAGTACTTTGGATAAGAAATTCTTCGCGCGTTCGGAGTCTGGGTTCGTAAAGAATTTTGATGGTGGAGCCTTTTCTACAATTTTCCCCTCCGCCATAAAGACAATTTCGTCGCAAATTTCTTTGGCGAAGCCCATTTCATGTGTAACGACGACCATCGTCATGCCATCGTGTGCCAATTTACGAATCGCATCAAGCACTTCTGTCACCATTTCCGGATCGAGTGCGGATGTCGG from the Sporosarcina psychrophila genome contains:
- a CDS encoding sigma-70 family RNA polymerase sigma factor, which codes for MNEVDLAKRAIKRDEQAFLEIIHLYKEPLYRTAIAFLKNEHDSVEALQEVTVRAYKKIHTMKEPRYVKTWLIRIMMNYCQDQLRKKKQNVQSDKLDEFGSEMDYTYLEIEEAIATLSEVEQRLIHLMYFQDIKIKDIAVIESIPEGTVKSRLHKTLRTLRSFLSEKGDVDHV
- a CDS encoding DUF4179 domain-containing protein gives rise to the protein MFENEEKQLREVRSKLEEFPIPNEQLNDAIQSGFLIANSEWRAKRQKRRKSLWTVAIAAVFLLAFITSIRVSPAFANAIASIPGMGKLVEYIQYDKGLQAIMDNDYYQTVHASQMKDGLTLTINGVILDESGIVISYTLEAPYSIEVLDYKKIELYHNGEVVPPGTVSYNNPNQRHENRKEDIIEVLFLAKQSFDTQDFVLELQLDNEKETAFSLPFTLPKEVKKGKVFALDKVVEVEGQKMTIQEITIYPLRVEVKVFFDEPNSMKILNFMDMRIEDEKGEVWSSIQNGTTGLGFSDNEQTFYLQSNYFEQPNKLYFKFNKMQALPKDESYLLVDLQKQEVIMQPSDGKIEVTKMTQNTIEARFPLAEEFGYFLFFTAENGDGQKVESNSSSSWRDEEYQYSSINFTKNYNESLLKVYFQAYPNYINGDISVELK
- a CDS encoding DegV family protein gives rise to the protein MIKKPIAWIVDSTAYISEELRQHPDFFSVPLNIHFGEKQFVDGVDLNPQQLYEKIKNAKEFPKSSQPSAGAFAERYKVIAEQYEQAIAVHVSGKMSGTLASSIAGSEISGFPVTFIDSLSLSYGVTGLIERGIEMQDEGATVPEIEAQLKKMAGTMHNYILMGQLEQLYKGGRMSAAQFFIGSLLKVKPIVHITPEGELQPVDKVRSEKKALQYLVDKVVAGHHPGRTKIHLMQGNVLEQAEHLKTLITEQIPDLEVNIGDISSVLAVHAGEGTLAVLWFD
- a CDS encoding nitroreductase family protein codes for the protein MNEQALSVRDAIITRRSIKNFNGQPVDPENIAEILEDAAWAPNHGNRNPWRFVVAADKGYVKFLDILREYGVPKWKELSEEELEKQMKKFTGPGAVAFVIVPEDPRQKERLEDYAAASMFVQNTMLLAWDKGIGTCWKTPGFLDNPKFREELGVKPGERIISMLQFGYYDERPKARPRKPLEEFVTYYGEEIEEA
- a CDS encoding amidase domain-containing protein, giving the protein MYNREAAVRYANQWWNGRNPAFPSFDVDCTNFISQCLLAGGAPMHGYPNRERGWWLRGGTWSFSWSTSHSLRWYLAGSKKGLTATQVSSAEELGLGDVIVYDFEGDGRFDHSTIVTAKDGSAPLVNAHTFDAQYRFWAYKDSYMFSPNAKYIFFKINDQFS